Proteins from a genomic interval of Flammeovirgaceae bacterium SG7u.111:
- the tsf gene encoding translation elongation factor Ts: protein MAITAKQVNELRQITGAGMMDCKKALVEADGDLEAAIDILRKKGQKIAAKRADREATEGIALAYTSEDGSEGLAFALNCETEPVSNIDDFRNLGNSILELATTNKPADLQALLSLPLGGKTVNEVITDLTGKVGEKIEVSKYAYMKGERVVSYLHGKSIAVLVNLENTGGADVEEAGKDVAMQIAAMKPVAVDQSGVDTSLIEKEKEIGLDKARQEGKPEHILEKIAEGFVRKFLQENTLLSQAFVKDNKQSVKQYLNSVQSGMTVKEFARISTGR, encoded by the coding sequence ATGGCCATAACAGCAAAGCAAGTTAATGAACTGAGACAAATCACAGGTGCAGGCATGATGGATTGCAAAAAAGCACTTGTAGAAGCCGATGGTGACCTAGAAGCAGCTATCGATATTCTTAGAAAAAAAGGTCAGAAAATTGCCGCTAAGCGTGCAGACAGAGAAGCAACTGAAGGTATCGCTCTCGCTTACACTAGCGAAGATGGTAGCGAAGGATTGGCTTTTGCCCTTAACTGTGAGACTGAGCCTGTATCTAACATCGATGACTTCAGGAATCTTGGTAACAGCATTTTGGAATTGGCAACTACTAATAAGCCTGCTGACTTGCAAGCATTGCTTTCTTTACCATTAGGAGGAAAGACAGTAAACGAAGTAATCACTGATCTTACAGGTAAAGTTGGTGAGAAAATAGAAGTTTCTAAATATGCTTATATGAAAGGTGAGCGTGTGGTTTCATACCTACACGGAAAGAGCATTGCTGTGCTTGTAAACCTTGAAAACACTGGTGGAGCTGACGTAGAAGAAGCTGGTAAAGATGTTGCTATGCAAATTGCAGCTATGAAACCTGTAGCAGTTGACCAGAGCGGTGTAGATACTTCTCTTATTGAAAAAGAAAAAGAAATAGGATTGGACAAGGCTCGCCAAGAAGGCAAACCTGAGCATATTCTTGAGAAAATTGCTGAAGGATTTGTTCGCAAATTTCTCCAAGAAAACACATTGCTTAGCCAAGCTTTTGTTAAAGACAACAAGCAGTCAGTTAAGCAATACTTGAACAGTGTTCAAAGTGGTATGACAGTTAAAGAATTCGCTCGTATTTCTACTGGCAGATAA
- the rplM gene encoding 50S ribosomal protein L13, producing the protein MDTLSYKTQSLNKSNVSKEWVVVDAEDMVLGRLCTEIAMLIRGKRKPGYTPHTDCGDNVIVINSDKVKLTGDKWNKKEYISHTGYPGGQRMILAKDLKAKNSIFLIEKAVKGMLPGNRLGRALFKNLYVYQGAEHPHQAQNPKEIQL; encoded by the coding sequence TTGGATACATTAAGTTATAAGACCCAGTCGCTTAACAAGAGCAACGTAAGTAAAGAGTGGGTTGTCGTAGATGCAGAAGACATGGTATTGGGCAGGTTGTGCACCGAAATCGCCATGCTGATCAGAGGCAAGAGAAAGCCGGGTTACACTCCTCACACAGACTGTGGTGATAACGTGATTGTGATCAATTCTGACAAAGTAAAGTTAACAGGAGATAAGTGGAATAAGAAAGAGTATATCTCTCACACTGGTTATCCTGGTGGTCAACGCATGATTTTGGCGAAAGACCTTAAGGCTAAAAATTCAATATTTTTGATAGAAAAAGCGGTGAAAGGCATGCTTCCAGGCAATCGTTTGGGTAGGGCATTGTTCAAAAACCTATATGTTTATCAAGGTGCGGAGCACCCACATCAAGCTCAAAACCCTAAAGAAATACAATTATAA
- the rpsB gene encoding 30S ribosomal protein S2 yields MQKLEYKDLLDAGVHFGHLTRKWNPKMAPYIFMERNGIHIIDLNKTLVSLDSAANALKNIVKSGRKVMFVATKKQAKQVVAAEAARLKMPFVTERWLGGMLTNFATVRKSIKKMSSIEKLMKDEAFKNLAKKERLMKTREKEKLERVLGGIADQNRLPAALFVVDVKREHIAIKEANKLNIPVFAIVDTNSDPTSVDFSIPANDDAFKSVAIITQYIGQAIEEGLMERKKERDESKLKEAENEKRAVDEAPAKAAAPAAPEAVAEKAPEAPAAPTEEASDAPEKE; encoded by the coding sequence ATGCAAAAATTAGAATACAAAGACCTTTTGGATGCGGGTGTGCATTTTGGCCACCTTACAAGGAAATGGAATCCCAAGATGGCTCCCTATATATTTATGGAGCGAAATGGCATCCACATTATTGATTTGAACAAAACACTTGTTAGCCTTGACTCAGCTGCAAATGCGTTGAAAAACATCGTTAAGTCAGGTAGGAAAGTGATGTTTGTAGCTACAAAAAAGCAAGCAAAACAAGTTGTTGCTGCTGAAGCTGCTAGGTTGAAAATGCCTTTTGTAACTGAAAGATGGTTGGGCGGTATGCTTACCAACTTTGCTACAGTAAGGAAATCAATCAAGAAAATGTCGTCAATTGAGAAATTGATGAAAGATGAGGCTTTTAAAAACCTTGCTAAGAAGGAAAGGTTGATGAAGACTCGTGAAAAAGAGAAGCTTGAGCGTGTACTTGGAGGTATTGCCGATCAAAATAGGCTACCTGCTGCATTGTTCGTAGTTGATGTAAAAAGAGAGCATATTGCTATCAAAGAAGCTAATAAGCTTAACATCCCTGTATTTGCAATAGTTGATACAAACTCAGATCCTACATCTGTTGATTTTTCAATCCCTGCAAATGACGATGCGTTTAAGTCTGTAGCTATCATCACCCAATATATTGGACAAGCTATAGAAGAAGGACTCATGGAAAGAAAGAAAGAGCGTGACGAGTCTAAACTTAAAGAGGCTGAGAACGAGAAAAGAGCAGTTGATGAAGCACCTGCTAAGGCAGCAGCGCCAGCAGCTCCTGAAGCTGTAGCGGAAAAAGCTCCTGAAGCACCAGCTGCACCAACAGAAGAGGCAAGCGATGCTCCTGAAAAAGAATAA
- the mgtE gene encoding magnesium transporter — MSLEPTKEFLEEIKRALADKDDEFIIQNLSPMHEADISVLLDQLDSEESKHILELLDKEVGADIISNLEEDTREEFLKIFTPKELASYIEHTDSDDAADILNEQPAKVKEEVLAQMINQEKVAHVLELLKYDEDCAGGLMAKELIKANINWTIKQCIEEIRRQTQQVEKILTVYVVDNEGRLLGRVSLKKIILSNDDTKVKDIFVSDLHSVQTFQSAEEVADIMQKYDLEAVPVVSLQGKLVGRITIDDIVDVITEQAEINQQIMSGLSEDVEEDDNIWMLSRARLPWLLIGMMGGLLAAQIMGFFEGDLANIPAMALFVPLITATGGNVGIQSSTIIVQTLANSSAMLNSSMSQRLFKVFLVAIINGLVIAAVVFCFNLFFSELSLAIVVSIALFSVVLLASFMGTITPLVLSRFGVNPAVASGPFITTANDLLGLAVYFMVARSILG; from the coding sequence ATGTCTTTAGAGCCTACCAAAGAGTTTTTAGAGGAAATAAAGCGGGCACTGGCAGATAAAGATGACGAATTTATCATACAGAACCTTTCCCCCATGCACGAGGCCGATATTTCGGTCTTGCTAGATCAACTTGATTCAGAAGAGAGTAAACACATTTTGGAGCTTCTCGATAAAGAGGTGGGGGCTGATATTATCAGTAATCTTGAAGAAGATACGAGGGAAGAGTTCTTGAAGATTTTTACTCCAAAAGAACTAGCTTCTTATATCGAGCATACTGATTCGGATGATGCTGCCGATATATTGAACGAGCAGCCGGCAAAAGTAAAAGAAGAGGTGCTTGCGCAAATGATAAATCAAGAAAAGGTAGCGCACGTACTTGAATTGCTAAAATATGATGAAGATTGTGCTGGTGGTTTGATGGCAAAAGAGCTTATCAAGGCCAATATTAACTGGACAATTAAGCAATGTATAGAGGAAATAAGAAGGCAAACCCAACAAGTTGAGAAAATTCTGACAGTTTATGTAGTAGATAATGAAGGGCGCCTTTTGGGAAGGGTTTCCCTCAAAAAAATAATCCTTTCCAACGACGATACGAAGGTCAAAGATATTTTCGTGTCCGACCTTCATAGCGTCCAGACTTTTCAGTCTGCGGAGGAAGTTGCCGATATTATGCAGAAATATGATTTGGAAGCAGTGCCTGTTGTAAGTCTACAAGGGAAGCTGGTAGGTAGGATTACCATTGATGATATTGTGGATGTGATTACCGAACAAGCCGAGATCAATCAGCAGATTATGTCTGGTCTGTCGGAAGATGTAGAGGAAGATGATAATATTTGGATGCTTTCTAGAGCAAGGCTGCCTTGGCTTTTGATTGGGATGATGGGAGGTTTGCTAGCGGCACAAATAATGGGCTTTTTTGAGGGCGATTTGGCTAATATTCCCGCAATGGCTCTTTTTGTCCCACTTATCACGGCAACAGGTGGGAACGTAGGTATCCAGTCTTCCACCATTATTGTACAAACTTTAGCGAATAGTTCGGCTATGCTCAATAGCAGCATGAGCCAGAGGCTTTTCAAAGTGTTTTTGGTTGCCATTATCAATGGTCTTGTGATTGCCGCCGTGGTTTTTTGCTTTAATTTATTTTTCTCGGAGTTATCCTTGGCAATAGTGGTGTCCATTGCTCTGTTTTCTGTGGTGCTTTTAGCCTCTTTTATGGGGACTATTACCCCCTTGGTGCTCAGCAGGTTTGGGGTTAATCCTGCAGTAGCTTCTGGTCCATTCATCACTACGGCAAATGACCTTTTGGGCTTGGCAGTTTATTTTATGGTTGCAAGAAGTATTCTTGGATAA
- a CDS encoding SLC13 family permease, translating to MDFHQAIVLLVLAFIICSLFFELLKPAITFFVGIALLLLFGTITPTEFLVSCSNQHIATIIMLILVTAAVRKNLGLEYIFDRMFRKAATGRGFLWRMTGYVALLSSCMNNTPVVSMMTPYVYRWGKKNNVSPSKLLIPLSYATILGGMLTAFGTSTNLVLNGFLSKNGITNLVFSDFFHIGIAVLITGLLYLCTFGYNLLPARVPTKKHEKQSATSIDEEIQENDAIIKNETSNVKVKETKIRKKNKLDEDSMVEGDLLLLSIDDQFFEYPHLERREKLVRGMLRREIYPKKWKFSLLIIGILLATGYAIAGAISLFTALIFMMGLIFIFNLFTIRDISKTLDIELVILLVSAITLGNALITTGTAELISSLFIKSVAPLGNIGLLISLFITTALLTSFITNVAALSITFPVAYAITQQLGLDGTPFYLAIAFAASAAFISPIGYQTNWMVYAPGRYVPKDYSKAGFPLLLIYGITSLTMIIIQFDMLG from the coding sequence ATGGATTTTCACCAAGCAATAGTACTACTGGTACTAGCTTTTATCATATGCTCCCTTTTTTTTGAGTTGCTAAAGCCAGCAATTACTTTTTTTGTTGGAATAGCTCTCTTACTCCTATTTGGCACCATTACTCCTACCGAATTTTTAGTCAGCTGCTCTAACCAGCATATTGCCACTATCATCATGCTCATTTTAGTGACTGCGGCGGTCAGAAAAAACCTTGGGCTAGAATATATTTTTGATAGGATGTTTAGAAAGGCGGCAACTGGAAGAGGCTTTTTATGGCGAATGACAGGATATGTCGCTCTCCTTTCCTCTTGCATGAATAACACACCTGTCGTGTCTATGATGACTCCATACGTTTACCGCTGGGGGAAGAAAAACAATGTCTCTCCTTCCAAATTGCTAATCCCACTTTCATATGCTACTATTTTGGGAGGGATGCTGACCGCATTTGGCACTTCTACCAACCTTGTTCTCAATGGTTTTCTATCAAAAAATGGAATCACCAATCTAGTATTCTCCGATTTCTTCCATATAGGAATAGCTGTTTTGATAACAGGGCTGCTATATCTCTGTACTTTTGGCTACAACTTACTCCCTGCAAGGGTACCTACAAAAAAGCACGAAAAACAATCTGCTACAAGTATTGATGAGGAAATACAAGAGAATGATGCTATAATTAAAAATGAAACGTCCAATGTAAAAGTCAAGGAGACAAAAATCAGGAAAAAGAATAAACTTGATGAAGACTCTATGGTTGAAGGAGATCTTCTTTTACTTTCTATAGACGACCAATTTTTTGAATACCCCCATTTAGAAAGGAGAGAAAAACTTGTGAGAGGAATGCTTCGCAGGGAAATTTATCCTAAAAAATGGAAGTTTTCATTGCTAATAATAGGCATTTTATTAGCCACTGGCTATGCAATAGCAGGTGCTATTTCTTTATTTACTGCCCTCATTTTCATGATGGGGTTAATCTTTATTTTCAACTTATTTACCATCAGAGATATCTCCAAAACCTTGGATATAGAACTTGTAATTCTTTTGGTATCGGCAATTACATTGGGAAATGCGCTGATAACTACTGGAACTGCCGAACTCATTTCTAGCTTATTTATTAAGTCGGTTGCACCTCTTGGCAATATAGGGTTGTTAATTAGCCTATTCATTACCACAGCCTTGCTCACCTCCTTCATTACCAACGTTGCAGCCCTATCGATCACCTTTCCTGTAGCATATGCTATTACACAACAACTTGGGCTAGATGGAACGCCATTTTACCTTGCAATTGCCTTTGCCGCATCAGCTGCATTTATTTCACCTATTGGTTACCAAACCAACTGGATGGTTTATGCACCTGGTCGTTATGTCCCAAAAGATTATTCAAAGGCTGGATTTCCACTACTTCTGATCTATGGAATCACTTCCCTCACCATGATTATTATTCAGTTTGATATGCTAGGCTAA
- a CDS encoding HlyD family efflux transporter periplasmic adaptor subunit has product MLRLSPQKRIDNSAYKERLNTLKTLHTPDASRILAYWLMGIFFILLITLFLPWQQNIRAYGSLTALSPQDRPQTVETAIAGRIEEWRVKEGEMVQKGDTLVRISEIKEKFFDPELLVRLREQVEAKRENIKNKEEKVAALRRQVTAQKSGLEVKLRQTENKIEQKKLKVEIDSNGLNAAKVDIAVAERQISMYQNLYDSGLVALTKLEAARIKAQQGKAKLVAAQNKCDAAKYDLYITMQDMNGIKAAALDKISKAESDISNTLAEIYDSEGSLSKLKNELANMEIRNQQYHIVAPQTGYIVQALKTGLGQTVKEGEALMSIMPNQPEMAVALYVKAMDVPLLSEGRHVRLEFDGWPALQFSGWPSVSVGTFGGKVEVIDKVDSNAGKYRVLITPDPKRDDEGWPEELRLGSGVNGWVMLDEVPIYFELWRQLNGFPPSLNAYEGGAEALQEKPKK; this is encoded by the coding sequence ATGTTGAGGCTTTCTCCACAGAAAAGAATAGATAATAGTGCATATAAAGAACGGCTCAATACGCTGAAAACCTTGCATACACCCGATGCCAGTAGAATTTTGGCTTACTGGCTGATGGGGATCTTTTTCATTTTGCTTATTACCCTCTTTTTGCCTTGGCAACAAAACATTAGGGCTTATGGCAGCCTTACTGCCTTATCGCCTCAAGACCGCCCCCAAACGGTAGAAACAGCTATTGCGGGCAGGATAGAAGAATGGAGAGTAAAAGAGGGTGAAATGGTGCAGAAGGGTGACACATTGGTTCGCATATCTGAGATCAAGGAAAAGTTTTTTGACCCGGAGCTCTTGGTAAGGTTACGCGAACAAGTTGAAGCTAAGCGGGAAAACATCAAAAACAAGGAAGAAAAAGTAGCTGCCCTCAGAAGACAAGTAACAGCTCAAAAATCGGGGCTGGAAGTGAAGCTTAGGCAAACGGAAAACAAGATTGAGCAAAAAAAGCTAAAGGTTGAAATTGACAGCAATGGGCTAAATGCGGCAAAAGTTGATATAGCCGTAGCCGAACGCCAAATAAGCATGTACCAAAACCTATACGACAGCGGGTTGGTAGCGCTCACCAAGCTAGAAGCAGCCAGAATAAAAGCTCAGCAAGGTAAAGCAAAGCTAGTGGCTGCCCAAAATAAATGCGACGCAGCTAAATATGATCTATACATTACTATGCAAGATATGAACGGCATAAAAGCAGCAGCTTTGGATAAAATCTCGAAAGCAGAATCTGATATTAGCAACACCTTAGCGGAAATCTACGATTCGGAAGGAAGCCTTTCGAAGCTCAAAAATGAGCTTGCTAATATGGAAATCAGAAACCAACAATATCATATTGTAGCGCCACAAACTGGGTATATAGTTCAGGCTCTCAAAACAGGGCTTGGGCAAACAGTGAAAGAAGGCGAGGCACTGATGTCCATTATGCCCAACCAACCAGAAATGGCTGTGGCTCTTTATGTTAAAGCGATGGATGTCCCCCTCCTTTCGGAAGGTAGGCACGTTAGGCTTGAGTTTGATGGATGGCCAGCGCTACAGTTTTCAGGATGGCCTAGTGTTTCAGTAGGTACTTTTGGGGGAAAGGTTGAAGTGATTGACAAGGTGGATAGCAACGCTGGAAAGTACAGGGTACTGATCACCCCCGACCCTAAACGAGATGATGAAGGCTGGCCCGAGGAACTTCGCCTTGGTTCAGGAGTAAATGGTTGGGTGATGCTCGATGAAGTTCCTATTTACTTTGAGCTTTGGAGACAACTCAACGGCTTCCCACCAAGTCTCAACGCTTATGAAGGTGGAGCTGAAGCTTTGCAGGAAAAACCTAAAAAGTAG
- a CDS encoding TolC family protein, with protein MPYPGKQLTFLVIFLLLHLSNTFAQNDSSTVFHLDDLYAIVVQNHPLAKQARLLSENAQQQLRLSRGFFDPKISSSYNSKVFKGKDYYSKWKSELKVPVWFAGMDLKAGYERNDGDYLNPEADTDSGNGLAYAGLSLPIGQGLFIDQRRATLRQAEIFQNLAQAEQVKLLNKLFLQVAKDYWQWYYNYHQELLLQNGYQLALFRFEAVRIRVNQGDLASIDSVEALSILQEREINLKRAQVQAKNARILLSNHLWGEEGEPLELSALFTPMEMLDTEFADATLAELYEFANENHPELLKINYKLDQLDIQRRLAREYLKPVLNLNYNFLSRTVDSDKQEINSQFFTENYKFGVDFVFPIFLRKERAKVQQTNIKIDQANLDRFYLNRTVLNEITMQYNEVQNLKELLQLQEDMVSNYQRLLDGEREKFRNGESSVFYVNVREGKLLDTQIKLFKMRFEYAKSLATLRWSAGMGIDG; from the coding sequence ATGCCATACCCAGGAAAACAGTTGACATTTCTAGTGATATTCTTATTACTACACCTATCCAACACCTTTGCCCAAAACGATAGCAGCACTGTATTTCATTTGGATGATTTATATGCCATTGTAGTTCAAAACCATCCATTGGCTAAGCAAGCTCGCCTACTTTCAGAAAATGCCCAGCAACAACTGAGACTTTCAAGAGGCTTTTTTGATCCCAAAATTTCTTCTTCCTACAACAGCAAGGTTTTTAAAGGGAAGGATTATTATAGCAAGTGGAAGTCAGAATTGAAAGTGCCCGTATGGTTTGCGGGAATGGACTTGAAAGCTGGCTATGAACGAAACGATGGCGATTACCTCAACCCTGAAGCAGATACCGATAGCGGAAATGGATTGGCATATGCCGGACTTAGCTTACCAATAGGCCAGGGGCTTTTTATAGACCAGCGAAGGGCTACACTACGCCAAGCGGAAATTTTCCAAAACCTTGCACAGGCCGAACAGGTCAAGCTGCTCAACAAACTTTTCTTACAAGTGGCAAAAGATTATTGGCAATGGTACTACAACTACCACCAAGAGCTTTTGCTACAAAATGGTTACCAACTAGCTCTTTTTAGGTTTGAAGCAGTACGCATAAGAGTCAACCAAGGCGACTTGGCCTCTATCGACTCAGTAGAAGCATTATCTATTTTGCAAGAGAGGGAAATAAATTTGAAACGCGCACAGGTACAAGCTAAAAATGCCCGCATTCTTCTTTCAAACCACCTATGGGGAGAAGAGGGCGAACCCCTTGAACTCTCAGCGCTTTTCACCCCAATGGAAATGCTTGATACTGAATTTGCAGATGCAACTTTGGCAGAGTTGTATGAGTTTGCCAACGAGAATCATCCTGAATTATTAAAGATCAATTATAAGCTAGACCAGCTCGATATCCAGAGAAGGCTAGCTAGGGAATATTTAAAACCTGTCCTCAACCTCAATTATAATTTTCTTTCCCGCACAGTAGATTCAGACAAACAAGAAATTAACTCTCAGTTCTTTACTGAAAACTATAAGTTCGGGGTAGACTTTGTCTTTCCAATTTTCCTAAGGAAAGAACGGGCAAAAGTCCAGCAAACGAATATAAAAATTGACCAAGCCAACCTCGATAGGTTTTACCTAAACCGAACAGTATTGAATGAAATCACGATGCAATACAATGAAGTACAAAACTTAAAAGAGCTGCTCCAACTTCAAGAAGACATGGTGAGCAATTACCAACGACTTTTGGATGGGGAAAGAGAAAAATTCAGAAATGGTGAAAGTTCTGTTTTTTATGTAAATGTACGGGAAGGGAAATTGCTCGACACTCAAATTAAGCTATTTAAAATGCGCTTCGAATATGCCAAGTCTTTGGCTACGCTCCGATGGTCGGCTGGTATGGGAATAGATGGATAA
- the lgt gene encoding prolipoprotein diacylglyceryl transferase has translation MDLLAAITWDVKPEIFPLGFVTVRWYGLFFALAFLIGQWIFFKIFKAEDKPEQDVETLTIYMVLATIIGARLGHCLFYQPEIYLSNPIQILKIWEGGLASHGGAVGIFTALYIYVNYNIKGTFFLGVIPYKFDVKKEKRPGQSYLWLLDRMAIVVALGGFFIRMGNLMNSEIVGVETDMPWGFIFTRLGDGIVRHPAQLYESLSCLVLFFLLLNTWNKKKAQLQEGLMLGIFLIWVFGLRFLYEFIKVNQVRFEDDLTLNMGQILSIPLVLAGIYLISRAKKATTKKDTITS, from the coding sequence ATGGATTTGTTAGCCGCCATTACTTGGGATGTTAAGCCCGAAATATTTCCTCTTGGCTTTGTCACCGTACGTTGGTACGGTTTGTTTTTTGCCCTCGCTTTTTTGATAGGGCAATGGATCTTTTTTAAGATTTTCAAAGCAGAAGACAAACCCGAACAGGATGTTGAAACCCTTACTATTTACATGGTATTGGCAACTATAATAGGTGCCCGACTTGGGCATTGCCTTTTTTACCAACCTGAGATCTACCTAAGCAACCCTATCCAGATTCTCAAAATATGGGAAGGCGGACTTGCAAGCCATGGAGGCGCTGTAGGAATCTTCACTGCTCTTTATATCTATGTAAATTACAATATCAAAGGCACATTTTTCCTTGGGGTAATCCCTTATAAATTTGATGTAAAGAAAGAAAAAAGACCTGGGCAAAGCTATTTGTGGTTATTAGACAGAATGGCGATCGTAGTTGCCCTTGGAGGCTTCTTCATCAGAATGGGCAACCTCATGAACTCGGAGATTGTAGGAGTGGAAACTGATATGCCATGGGGCTTTATCTTCACCAGACTAGGCGATGGTATTGTCCGCCACCCTGCTCAGCTTTATGAATCTCTTTCTTGTCTCGTCCTTTTCTTTTTGCTATTAAATACTTGGAACAAGAAGAAAGCTCAACTTCAAGAAGGCTTGATGTTAGGTATCTTCCTCATTTGGGTATTTGGCTTGAGGTTTCTTTATGAATTCATCAAAGTGAATCAAGTTAGGTTCGAAGATGACCTAACCCTTAACATGGGGCAAATATTGAGTATTCCATTGGTACTTGCAGGTATCTACTTGATATCGAGGGCTAAAAAAGCTACCACAAAAAAAGATACAATTACCAGTTAG
- a CDS encoding GNAT family N-acetyltransferase, which translates to MKIDAKHITEKQEVEAALKIRFEVFVDEQGVPAEDEKDEFEVEARHFLALVEGKPAGTARWRFTDKGVKLERFAVLKPYRGSGVGASLVEEVLKDVAQHKRMCDKITYLNSQVKAVPFYAKFGFKQTGEPFDECGIQHYTMLLDLA; encoded by the coding sequence ATGAAAATAGACGCAAAACATATAACTGAAAAACAAGAGGTAGAAGCAGCCCTAAAGATTCGTTTTGAGGTATTTGTAGATGAGCAGGGCGTGCCAGCTGAAGATGAAAAAGATGAGTTTGAAGTAGAAGCGAGGCATTTTTTGGCTTTGGTAGAAGGAAAACCTGCAGGAACCGCTAGGTGGCGGTTTACCGATAAAGGGGTGAAATTAGAGCGATTTGCAGTTTTAAAGCCATACAGAGGGAGTGGAGTAGGAGCTTCGTTAGTTGAAGAGGTTCTCAAGGATGTAGCTCAACACAAGCGTATGTGTGACAAAATTACCTACTTAAATAGTCAGGTAAAAGCTGTTCCTTTTTATGCCAAATTTGGGTTCAAACAGACAGGAGAGCCATTTGACGAATGTGGTATTCAGCATTATACTATGCTATTAGATTTAGCCTAG
- the rpsI gene encoding 30S ribosomal protein S9: MAVINTVGRRKTSIARIYMQEGSGNITVNKKDIETYFPSEILRTIVNQPFATSNNIGKFDLKVNVTGGGTTGQAEAIRLGIARALVEFDAEIRPMLKPEGFLTRDPRMVERKKYGRRKARRKFQFSKR; this comes from the coding sequence ATGGCAGTCATTAACACAGTAGGCAGGAGAAAAACCTCTATTGCAAGAATCTATATGCAAGAGGGTTCAGGTAATATTACCGTAAACAAGAAGGATATCGAAACATATTTTCCTTCTGAGATTTTAAGGACAATCGTAAATCAACCGTTTGCTACAAGTAACAACATTGGTAAATTCGATCTTAAGGTTAATGTAACAGGTGGTGGTACAACTGGACAAGCAGAAGCTATCAGACTGGGGATTGCCAGAGCATTAGTTGAATTTGATGCGGAAATTCGTCCTATGCTTAAGCCAGAAGGTTTCCTTACTAGGGATCCACGTATGGTTGAGCGTAAGAAGTACGGTAGAAGAAAAGCCCGTAGGAAATTCCAATTCAGTAAACGTTAA